A region of Thermovibrio ammonificans HB-1 DNA encodes the following proteins:
- a CDS encoding GGDEF domain-containing protein: MQSLKLYVIKRVVFVIVMSLSIIFIFQYFMIERAKELHLKNLQHLTLLLERNFSILMDLYSSPALIRYNIQKLREEVPGLTAVYIRYGKHVYFYPQKGGERVGDICNAYKSGVFEDNGTVVVCVPIKSEYASEFVVFESSPSGVFGVAFDEKVQDSYLVPWEAGTVVVSVFLIILGGLVVFTSWSEVMQNFKAMFRFVKKMEQIVERISRNSNPEKVKIQKEKLLKYARGITIKEFKQIVSLIAYLVEKLHEFAKKASNLAMKDPLTGLFNRNYLRVFVEGKLLALWHRHRFPFSVAMIDLDNFKRINDTYGHGKGDEVLKGLAKLLQGTLRGSDIAVRFGGEEILVVMPYTDKESAKKALERVRKLFKELDFEISQPVTFSAGIASFPDDVESVIPLERLIKIADERLYRAKKMGKDRIVID; the protein is encoded by the coding sequence ATGCAGAGTCTAAAACTTTACGTAATTAAGAGGGTTGTTTTCGTTATAGTTATGTCCCTCTCGATAATCTTTATTTTTCAGTACTTCATGATAGAGAGGGCGAAGGAGCTTCACCTCAAAAACCTTCAGCACCTTACTCTACTGCTGGAGAGGAACTTCAGTATCCTCATGGACCTCTACTCATCTCCCGCCCTTATCAGGTACAACATCCAGAAGTTAAGGGAGGAGGTTCCCGGCTTAACGGCGGTTTACATCAGGTACGGCAAACACGTTTACTTCTACCCCCAAAAGGGCGGCGAGAGGGTTGGTGATATCTGCAATGCCTACAAAAGCGGCGTTTTTGAGGATAACGGAACCGTTGTTGTCTGTGTTCCGATTAAGTCGGAGTACGCTTCGGAGTTTGTGGTTTTCGAAAGCTCCCCTTCTGGGGTTTTCGGCGTTGCTTTCGATGAGAAAGTCCAGGACTCCTATTTGGTCCCTTGGGAGGCGGGAACTGTTGTTGTAAGCGTTTTCCTGATTATTCTGGGGGGGCTTGTGGTCTTTACCTCCTGGAGTGAGGTTATGCAGAACTTTAAGGCCATGTTTAGGTTTGTGAAGAAGATGGAGCAGATTGTAGAGAGGATAAGTCGTAACTCCAACCCCGAAAAGGTAAAGATTCAGAAAGAGAAGCTCTTAAAGTACGCCCGGGGCATAACAATAAAGGAGTTTAAACAGATAGTGAGCCTTATTGCCTACCTGGTTGAGAAGCTCCACGAGTTTGCTAAGAAGGCCTCGAACTTGGCGATGAAGGACCCTTTAACCGGTCTGTTCAACCGGAATTACTTAAGGGTTTTCGTAGAGGGGAAACTGCTGGCCCTCTGGCACAGGCACCGCTTTCCGTTTTCGGTAGCCATGATAGACCTGGATAACTTTAAACGGATAAACGATACCTACGGCCACGGCAAGGGAGACGAGGTTCTTAAAGGACTTGCAAAGCTCCTTCAGGGCACTCTAAGGGGCTCTGATATAGCCGTAAGGTTCGGAGGGGAAGAGATACTGGTTGTTATGCCCTACACCGATAAGGAGTCTGCCAAGAAAGCCCTTGAGAGGGTGAGGAAGCTCTTTAAAGAGCTCGACTTCGAGATATCCCAACCTGTTACCTTTAGTGCCGGTATAGCCTCCTTCCCCGACGACGTTGAAAGCGTTATCCCCCTCGAAAGGCTTATCAAGATAGCAGACGAAAGGCTCTACAGGGCGAAAAAGATGGGGAAAGATAGGATTGTTATAGATTAA
- a CDS encoding DUF7132 family protein, whose protein sequence is MRVKESKELRIQKVVTKSGVELLRIVVSPSHFFLEQNPTKPSKYGVAYKQIKEVYPHFYMFWEIKNDNYTGRLLTGLFLEKEDIDKFIDSILKKEEYKEYEDYRDEILKP, encoded by the coding sequence ATGAGAGTAAAGGAGAGTAAAGAGCTCCGTATCCAAAAAGTGGTTACGAAAAGCGGGGTTGAGCTTCTGAGGATAGTGGTTTCGCCGAGCCACTTTTTCCTCGAGCAAAACCCTACAAAGCCCAGTAAGTACGGGGTGGCCTACAAACAGATTAAAGAGGTTTACCCCCACTTCTACATGTTTTGGGAGATAAAGAACGACAACTACACCGGTAGGCTCCTTACCGGCCTCTTCCTGGAGAAGGAAGATATAGACAAGTTCATCGACTCCATCCTTAAAAAGGAAGAGTACAAAGAGTACGAAGACTACAGAGACGAGATTCTGAAGCCGTAA
- a CDS encoding LysM peptidoglycan-binding domain-containing protein, whose product MKKLLAALSIALIAGLGTANAGCPAPHENFVLYSPDFAFYPEALIKAYQQAKKENEELAAKLKKCQEELALLKAKEAELKQRYGELSAQVEELKRRIAEIEALQQRLAELKREAEHKLSSCEELLKKWESLPKSYVVKRGDTLWGISAKDYIYGDPWQWPLIYKANRDKIKNPHLIYPHQKLRIPRDITCKDIIEARREALRTPPPPGVKPKKVGPVKAEVVPPTATDYFLCKSCRAK is encoded by the coding sequence ATGAAGAAGCTGTTAGCGGCTCTTTCCATAGCACTCATAGCAGGCTTGGGAACTGCAAACGCAGGTTGCCCTGCTCCTCATGAGAATTTTGTCCTCTACTCTCCGGATTTCGCCTTCTACCCGGAAGCCCTTATAAAGGCCTACCAGCAGGCGAAGAAGGAGAACGAGGAGCTGGCTGCAAAGCTCAAGAAGTGCCAGGAGGAGCTTGCCCTCCTTAAAGCTAAAGAGGCCGAACTCAAACAGCGCTACGGCGAGCTTTCTGCCCAGGTTGAGGAGCTAAAGAGGAGAATTGCGGAAATAGAGGCCCTCCAGCAGCGCCTTGCCGAGCTGAAGAGGGAGGCTGAGCATAAGCTCTCAAGCTGTGAGGAGCTTCTGAAGAAGTGGGAGTCTCTGCCCAAGAGCTACGTTGTGAAGAGGGGCGATACTCTCTGGGGAATCTCCGCCAAGGACTACATCTACGGCGACCCGTGGCAGTGGCCGCTCATATACAAGGCCAACAGGGATAAGATTAAGAATCCCCACCTTATCTATCCGCACCAGAAGCTCAGAATACCCAGGGATATAACCTGTAAGGACATAATAGAGGCAAGAAGGGAGGCCCTCAGGACACCTCCGCCTCCGGGAGTTAAGCCCAAGAAGGTAGGCCCCGTTAAGGCGGAAGTAGTTCCTCCGACAGCAACCGACTACTTCCTGTGCAAATCCTGTAGGGCCAAGTAG
- a CDS encoding efflux RND transporter permease subunit, with product MKNFNLGIAGNIAKRFITSKLTPLFLLASLLIGVAAVIFTPKEEDPQIVVPMVDIFIPYPGASAKEVERKVATPFERLIWEIKGMDYVYSISKPGMALIIARFKVGEDMEDSLVKLYNKVMSNMDKLPPGALKPLIKPKDIDDVPIVTLTLWSDKRTPYELHKYAEELLEQLKQVPNTSKSWIIGGDTRHFKVIIDRDKLKNYHLSLLQVVQAIRSANAKLPAGKITENNTEFPVEAGQFIKTINDLRNIVVAVYKGKPVYLKDVATVVDGPRDPDHYVFIGFGPHSEDKGVSKEFIKEHGNQFPAVTIAIAKKKGTNAVTVAQAILDKVNDVKAHMLPPDVHVTVTRNYGKTAEDKFKELMFHLGVAIAAVVVFIGLTLGMREALIVSIAIPTTLALTLFVDLLTGYTLNRVTLFALIFTLGLLVDDAIVVVENIHRHLKLKQMPPLQAAIYAVAEVGNPTILATFTVIAALLPMAFVRGLMGPYMRPIPVNASIAMFFSLIVAFVISPWAAYYLLGKREEKKSGEEEKFVLEETRTYRIYNKIIRPLLDSALKRWLFLAFVGLLMVGSVMMFYTKSVVVKLLPFDNKSEFQVVIDMPEGTSLEETARVTKAIANYIQTIPEVTDFESYIGTASPFDFNGLVRHYYLRKGGNVADIRINLVDKHKRKRQSHEIAKEERPKIQAVAKAVDPRANVKIVEVPPGPPVLATLVAEIYGKDDKVRRRIAKEVEEIFKKTPGVVDVDTLVDADHYKYEVVINRRKARESGVTEAQISKTISIALKGAAVSVAHTTYDMEPVAIWVRLPRAQRDDIRKVLDLTVMNKQGKLIPLRELVTIKKVLADKTIYHKNLHPVSYVIANVAGKYEAPIYPILEINKYLSEHPLPDGYKLQYSFLPPSMPKDDFKPMMKWDGEWQITYETFRDMGAAFIVALILIYLLIVGQFQSFIIPMIIMAPIPLTMIGIIPGHWIMSKILGKTAYFTATSMIGFIALAGIVVRNSIILVDFILMRKKEGAPLKDSIIEAGAVRFRPIVLTAAAAIVGAAVILLDPIFQGLAISLLFGVFASTTLTLVVIPVLYYMLEKRNWKNG from the coding sequence ATGAAGAACTTCAACCTTGGAATAGCGGGAAACATTGCAAAAAGGTTCATAACATCCAAACTGACGCCTCTCTTCCTGCTCGCTTCGCTCCTCATCGGGGTTGCAGCGGTCATCTTCACCCCCAAAGAGGAAGACCCACAAATCGTAGTCCCCATGGTCGACATCTTCATTCCCTACCCGGGAGCCTCTGCCAAAGAAGTGGAGAGGAAAGTTGCCACCCCGTTTGAGAGGCTCATCTGGGAAATAAAGGGTATGGACTACGTCTACTCCATATCTAAGCCGGGAATGGCCCTAATCATAGCCAGGTTCAAAGTAGGCGAGGATATGGAGGACTCCCTCGTTAAACTCTACAACAAAGTGATGTCCAACATGGACAAGCTCCCTCCGGGGGCGTTAAAACCGCTCATAAAACCCAAAGACATCGACGACGTTCCCATAGTCACACTAACGCTCTGGAGCGACAAAAGGACACCTTACGAGCTCCACAAGTATGCAGAGGAGCTCCTCGAGCAACTTAAACAGGTCCCGAACACCTCCAAATCCTGGATTATAGGCGGAGATACCCGCCACTTTAAGGTGATAATAGACAGGGACAAACTGAAGAACTACCACCTCTCTCTCCTACAGGTAGTTCAGGCGATACGCTCTGCAAACGCAAAGCTTCCGGCCGGCAAAATTACCGAGAACAACACAGAATTCCCCGTAGAAGCCGGTCAGTTCATAAAAACGATAAACGACCTCAGGAACATCGTTGTTGCGGTATACAAGGGTAAACCCGTATACCTTAAGGACGTAGCAACGGTCGTAGACGGTCCCAGAGACCCCGACCACTACGTTTTCATCGGCTTTGGCCCCCATTCCGAGGACAAGGGGGTAAGTAAGGAGTTCATCAAAGAGCACGGCAACCAGTTCCCGGCCGTGACCATAGCAATAGCCAAAAAGAAGGGGACCAACGCCGTAACCGTTGCTCAGGCCATACTGGACAAAGTAAACGACGTTAAAGCCCATATGCTTCCGCCCGATGTCCACGTGACCGTAACGAGGAACTACGGTAAAACCGCCGAAGACAAGTTCAAAGAGTTGATGTTCCACCTGGGCGTTGCCATAGCTGCCGTTGTCGTCTTCATCGGCCTTACCCTCGGAATGAGGGAGGCTCTGATAGTCTCCATAGCAATTCCCACAACGCTTGCCCTCACTCTTTTTGTAGACCTGCTCACCGGATATACCCTCAACAGGGTTACACTCTTTGCTCTCATCTTTACACTGGGTCTGCTCGTTGACGACGCCATCGTTGTTGTAGAGAACATCCACAGACACCTTAAGCTTAAACAGATGCCCCCGCTACAGGCGGCAATCTACGCAGTTGCAGAGGTTGGAAACCCGACAATCCTGGCAACCTTCACAGTAATAGCCGCACTGCTCCCGATGGCTTTCGTTAGGGGTCTCATGGGTCCCTACATGAGGCCTATCCCGGTAAACGCCTCCATTGCAATGTTCTTCTCGCTCATCGTGGCCTTCGTAATCTCACCCTGGGCGGCCTACTACCTCTTGGGCAAGAGAGAGGAAAAGAAGAGCGGAGAAGAGGAGAAGTTTGTCCTCGAAGAGACGAGAACCTACAGAATCTACAACAAAATCATACGTCCGCTCCTCGACTCCGCACTGAAAAGGTGGCTCTTCCTCGCCTTCGTCGGCCTGCTGATGGTAGGCTCGGTGATGATGTTCTACACAAAATCGGTCGTTGTAAAGCTGCTTCCCTTCGACAACAAGAGTGAGTTCCAAGTGGTTATAGACATGCCCGAGGGCACCTCTCTGGAGGAGACAGCCCGGGTCACAAAGGCTATAGCCAACTACATACAGACAATCCCCGAGGTTACAGACTTTGAAAGCTACATAGGAACGGCCTCTCCGTTCGACTTTAACGGCCTTGTAAGGCACTACTACCTCCGTAAAGGCGGAAACGTAGCCGATATAAGAATCAACCTCGTGGATAAGCACAAGAGGAAGAGGCAGTCCCACGAAATAGCGAAGGAAGAGAGGCCCAAAATTCAGGCCGTTGCCAAAGCCGTAGACCCGCGGGCAAACGTGAAGATAGTTGAAGTTCCCCCCGGACCGCCCGTTCTCGCAACTCTCGTTGCGGAAATCTACGGTAAGGACGACAAAGTCAGAAGGCGCATTGCAAAAGAGGTTGAAGAGATATTCAAGAAAACACCCGGCGTTGTAGACGTTGACACCCTTGTAGATGCCGACCACTACAAGTACGAAGTGGTTATCAATCGGAGAAAGGCAAGGGAGTCGGGCGTTACAGAGGCCCAAATCTCAAAAACCATAAGCATAGCCCTAAAGGGAGCAGCCGTATCAGTAGCACACACAACCTACGACATGGAACCGGTTGCAATATGGGTAAGGCTTCCTCGGGCCCAAAGGGACGACATAAGGAAAGTTCTCGACCTTACCGTAATGAACAAACAGGGTAAGCTCATTCCGCTGAGGGAGCTTGTAACTATCAAGAAGGTTCTGGCAGACAAAACTATTTACCACAAGAACCTCCATCCCGTTTCCTACGTAATTGCCAACGTAGCCGGCAAGTACGAAGCTCCCATCTACCCGATACTCGAGATAAACAAGTACCTCTCCGAGCACCCGCTGCCCGACGGCTACAAGCTCCAGTACTCGTTCCTGCCGCCTTCAATGCCCAAAGACGACTTCAAGCCGATGATGAAGTGGGACGGAGAGTGGCAGATAACCTACGAAACATTCAGGGATATGGGTGCGGCGTTTATCGTTGCTCTCATACTCATCTACCTACTCATAGTGGGGCAGTTCCAGTCGTTTATCATCCCGATGATTATCATGGCTCCGATACCGCTCACAATGATAGGAATCATTCCGGGCCACTGGATTATGAGCAAAATCCTGGGCAAGACTGCCTACTTTACGGCAACCTCTATGATAGGTTTCATCGCACTTGCCGGTATTGTTGTAAGGAACTCCATAATTCTCGTAGACTTTATCCTGATGAGGAAGAAAGAGGGTGCCCCTCTGAAGGACTCCATAATAGAAGCGGGAGCCGTCAGGTTCCGTCCGATAGTTCTGACGGCCGCCGCTGCGATAGTTGGTGCAGCGGTTATTCTGCTGGACCCGATATTCCAGGGGCTGGCAATATCGCTCCTGTTTGGCGTTTTTGCATCGACAACGCTGACTCTTGTAGTTATTCCGGTGCTATATTACATGCTTGAGAAGAGAAACTGGAAGAACGGTTAA
- a CDS encoding efflux RND transporter periplasmic adaptor subunit — MAKRAILALSILLALSSCASEEKAEPIKVKTVTGVKTERVGVMTFYRNATFSGTVIPSKEILLSPKVPGYLIEVKAKAGERVKKGQVLAVIDSSTIKPDVEKAKAGLKEIDAAFKELHKALLEVKARKKAAQAQYELALKTYNRFKKLLEADAVSKQKFDEVKAQYEAAKANLQAVNAKEAQIKAKLEELKAKKKQVEASLQKAEAYLSYTYLKSPVNGVVLQKLVDKGNLVSPQTPVFKLGTYPLEVRAYVDNAYFGKIKVGTPVTVKVAGETYRGKVVEVDHSADPVSHKFGIKVTAEGLKAVPGTYAVVEFPTVKVETIVVPKSAIYRVGALEFVFVVKDGVAHLRPVKTGETIGDKVVILSGLRPGEVIAVTKVNSLVDGARVEG, encoded by the coding sequence ATGGCAAAGAGAGCTATTTTAGCCCTCTCAATACTCTTAGCCCTCAGCTCCTGCGCTTCAGAAGAGAAGGCAGAGCCAATAAAAGTAAAAACCGTTACCGGCGTTAAAACGGAAAGGGTGGGCGTTATGACCTTTTACCGCAACGCCACCTTCTCTGGAACCGTCATCCCGTCAAAAGAGATACTCCTCTCGCCAAAAGTTCCGGGCTACCTCATAGAGGTAAAGGCAAAAGCCGGGGAGAGAGTCAAAAAAGGGCAGGTTCTTGCAGTAATCGACAGCTCCACAATTAAACCCGACGTAGAAAAGGCAAAAGCGGGACTCAAAGAGATAGACGCCGCATTCAAAGAGCTCCACAAAGCCCTCTTAGAAGTAAAAGCCCGGAAAAAAGCGGCCCAAGCCCAGTACGAGCTGGCACTCAAAACGTACAACAGGTTCAAAAAACTCCTCGAGGCCGACGCCGTATCAAAACAGAAGTTCGACGAGGTAAAAGCCCAGTACGAAGCCGCAAAAGCCAACCTTCAGGCAGTAAACGCAAAAGAGGCCCAGATAAAGGCTAAACTCGAAGAGCTCAAAGCCAAAAAGAAACAAGTTGAAGCCTCCCTTCAAAAGGCAGAGGCCTACCTCTCCTACACATACCTCAAGTCACCTGTAAACGGAGTGGTCCTCCAGAAACTGGTAGACAAGGGTAACCTTGTATCCCCCCAAACCCCGGTGTTTAAACTGGGAACCTACCCGTTGGAAGTGAGAGCATACGTAGACAACGCCTACTTCGGCAAGATAAAAGTAGGAACGCCCGTAACGGTTAAAGTTGCCGGGGAAACGTATAGAGGAAAGGTAGTAGAAGTTGACCACAGCGCAGACCCGGTCTCCCACAAGTTCGGCATAAAAGTAACGGCCGAAGGCCTGAAGGCCGTTCCCGGAACCTACGCAGTTGTAGAGTTTCCAACAGTTAAAGTTGAAACCATTGTGGTTCCCAAATCGGCAATATACAGGGTGGGAGCCCTCGAGTTTGTATTCGTAGTTAAAGACGGAGTAGCCCACCTGAGACCGGTAAAAACCGGAGAAACCATAGGCGATAAAGTGGTAATCCTCTCGGGCCTCAGACCCGGAGAGGTTATCGCCGTTACAAAAGTAAACAGCCTCGTAGACGGAGCAAGAGTAGAGGGGTAA
- a CDS encoding GMP synthase → MKLAAVKNIEFEDLGSFKELFERRGVECKEFEAYNGEFPSPEEFDILVVLGGPMGVYEEEKYPFLKEEKELIAQAYRAGKKLLGVCLGCQLIADTFGGKVYKGEWGKEIGWKPIYPQMELELLYRDPITVFHWHGDTFDLPKGAVKLASSAMYKNQAFRIGRQVVGLQFHLEVTPEGIEKWIEAYKNELQEEGISKEEILATPQEWKKLKLYADVFVEFFLRL, encoded by the coding sequence TTGAAACTGGCGGCCGTAAAGAACATAGAGTTCGAAGACCTCGGTTCATTTAAAGAGCTGTTTGAGAGGCGGGGAGTAGAGTGTAAAGAGTTCGAGGCCTATAACGGAGAGTTCCCCTCCCCAGAGGAGTTCGACATCCTCGTTGTACTCGGCGGACCTATGGGAGTATACGAAGAGGAGAAATACCCGTTCCTGAAAGAGGAGAAGGAGCTGATAGCGCAGGCCTATAGGGCCGGGAAGAAGCTCCTCGGCGTATGTCTGGGGTGCCAGCTCATTGCCGATACCTTCGGCGGAAAAGTCTACAAGGGAGAGTGGGGCAAAGAGATAGGGTGGAAGCCCATATACCCCCAGATGGAGCTTGAGCTCCTCTACAGAGACCCCATAACCGTTTTCCACTGGCACGGCGACACCTTCGACCTCCCGAAAGGAGCGGTTAAGCTCGCCTCATCTGCAATGTACAAGAACCAGGCCTTCAGAATAGGCAGACAGGTTGTTGGCCTACAGTTCCACCTGGAAGTTACCCCCGAAGGGATAGAGAAGTGGATAGAGGCCTATAAAAACGAGCTTCAAGAGGAAGGAATCTCGAAAGAAGAGATTCTTGCGACCCCTCAGGAGTGGAAGAAGCTCAAACTCTACGCCGACGTTTTCGTAGAGTTCTTCCTCCGCCTGTAA
- a CDS encoding TldD/PmbA family protein, with the protein MVDFKELGEFGARELKKRGADFGDLFFERRFTFSGKCEENRIENLSNGIEVGVGIRFIKNFKTYYGFTNKLSQKAILEVIENLAAAAAAEKEVTLDFTEKEPRYEKICEGHDLDIPVERKVELLKRANEKARSYGDRVKQVTVVLRDQIQEVVVVNTTGQIVEDLRPRVVFYTLVVASNGIELQTGYEPVGHLGDYSLFERVSPEEIASKAAERALTMLKARPAPSGKFTVVLSSQAGGTMIHEAVGHGLEADLANQGLSVYANKLGEEVASPLITVVDDGFMKGKYGSSGYDDEGTPTGKNVLIENGVLKGYMYDTLEAMKSGGMPTGNGRRQSYMHVPIPRMTNTYVAPGESDPQEIIKSTEKGILVVKMGGGQVNTVNGDFVFEVSEAYLIENGEVTVPIKGASLIGNGPQVLKEIDAVGNDLNFSIGTCGKDGQGVPVSDGIPTLRIPSITVGGTS; encoded by the coding sequence ATGGTGGACTTCAAAGAACTGGGAGAGTTCGGAGCAAGGGAGCTGAAAAAAAGGGGAGCAGACTTCGGAGACCTCTTCTTCGAGAGGCGCTTCACCTTCTCGGGTAAGTGCGAGGAGAACAGAATAGAGAACCTCAGCAACGGCATCGAGGTAGGCGTAGGCATAAGGTTTATAAAGAACTTTAAAACCTATTACGGATTTACAAACAAACTCTCGCAGAAGGCGATACTGGAGGTAATAGAGAACCTTGCCGCAGCCGCAGCGGCAGAAAAAGAGGTAACCCTCGACTTTACCGAGAAAGAGCCCCGTTACGAGAAAATATGTGAGGGGCACGACCTCGACATACCGGTAGAGAGAAAAGTTGAGCTCCTCAAAAGGGCCAACGAAAAGGCCCGCTCCTACGGAGACAGAGTAAAGCAGGTTACCGTTGTTCTACGGGACCAGATTCAAGAAGTTGTTGTAGTGAACACAACCGGCCAGATAGTAGAAGACCTCAGACCGAGGGTGGTTTTCTACACCCTCGTTGTTGCTTCAAACGGCATAGAGCTCCAAACCGGCTACGAGCCCGTAGGCCACCTGGGAGACTACTCCCTCTTTGAGAGGGTTTCTCCCGAAGAGATAGCCTCCAAGGCGGCCGAAAGGGCGCTTACCATGCTCAAGGCCAGGCCGGCGCCCTCGGGAAAGTTCACGGTTGTCCTCTCCTCCCAAGCCGGAGGCACGATGATTCACGAAGCGGTCGGCCACGGCCTTGAAGCCGACCTCGCCAACCAAGGGTTGTCGGTTTACGCCAACAAGCTGGGAGAAGAGGTGGCCTCTCCCCTCATAACGGTGGTAGACGACGGCTTCATGAAAGGCAAGTACGGCTCCTCCGGTTACGACGACGAGGGAACCCCTACCGGCAAAAACGTCCTCATAGAGAACGGTGTCCTTAAAGGGTACATGTACGACACCCTTGAAGCTATGAAATCTGGAGGTATGCCCACGGGCAACGGTAGAAGACAGTCCTACATGCACGTTCCCATACCGAGAATGACGAACACCTACGTTGCGCCCGGAGAGAGCGACCCTCAAGAGATAATAAAGAGCACCGAGAAGGGAATACTCGTTGTAAAAATGGGCGGCGGGCAGGTTAACACGGTTAACGGAGATTTCGTCTTCGAAGTCTCCGAAGCATACCTGATAGAGAACGGAGAGGTAACGGTTCCCATTAAGGGGGCGTCCCTAATCGGCAACGGCCCCCAGGTATTAAAGGAGATAGACGCCGTAGGAAACGACCTCAACTTCTCGATAGGCACCTGCGGTAAAGACGGTCAGGGCGTACCCGTTTCAGATGGCATTCCCACACTTAGAATACCCAGCATAACTGTCGGAGGAACCAGTTGA
- a CDS encoding NAD+ synthase: protein MREKISELLKLKDPAFIESVLAGFIREELQKAGFSKAVVGLSGGVDSSLAAFLAVKALGNNNVIGISMPYRTSSPSSREDAKLVAQVLGIEFHEIDITPQIDAYYSRFQEADPVRKGNKMARERMSILYDFAHWKGALVIGTSNKSELLIGYSTRWGDSAHDVNPLGDLYKTQVWQLAEFTGVPERIVKKKPSADLWPGQTDEGEIGLTYRELDQILIGYVDLRLSSAELKKLFEPKKVERVLSMVKRSQYKRKLPIICKIAQRTVDKDFLYLRDWGL, encoded by the coding sequence ATGAGAGAGAAAATTTCTGAACTCCTGAAGCTTAAAGACCCGGCGTTTATAGAGTCGGTTCTGGCCGGATTCATAAGGGAAGAGCTTCAAAAGGCCGGCTTCTCCAAGGCAGTTGTGGGCCTCTCGGGAGGAGTAGACTCCTCCCTGGCAGCGTTTCTCGCAGTAAAGGCCCTCGGGAACAACAACGTAATAGGCATCTCCATGCCATACAGAACCTCTTCCCCCTCATCGAGGGAAGACGCAAAACTCGTAGCCCAGGTTCTCGGCATAGAGTTCCACGAGATAGACATAACTCCCCAGATAGACGCCTACTACAGCAGGTTTCAAGAGGCCGACCCCGTAAGGAAAGGCAACAAAATGGCCCGCGAGAGGATGAGCATCCTCTACGACTTCGCCCACTGGAAAGGGGCCTTGGTAATAGGAACGAGCAACAAAAGCGAGCTGCTCATAGGGTACTCAACCAGGTGGGGAGACAGTGCCCACGACGTTAACCCATTAGGGGACCTATACAAAACCCAAGTGTGGCAGCTTGCCGAGTTTACGGGCGTTCCCGAGCGAATAGTTAAAAAGAAACCGTCGGCCGACCTCTGGCCGGGCCAAACAGACGAAGGGGAAATCGGACTCACCTACAGGGAGCTGGACCAGATACTCATAGGGTACGTAGACCTACGGCTGAGCTCCGCAGAGCTTAAAAAACTCTTCGAGCCGAAGAAAGTTGAAAGAGTCCTCTCAATGGTAAAGAGGAGCCAGTACAAACGGAAGCTCCCGATTATTTGTAAAATTGCCCAGCGCACAGTGGATAAAGACTTCCTCTACCTAAGAGACTGGGGGCTTTAA
- a CDS encoding nitrilase-related carbon-nitrogen hydrolase, whose amino-acid sequence MRVAVAQFRSKLGELEENIRKTVEMAREAKGRGAKLCLFPELNLTGYNLQDLTFEVAVRLSDPRLTPLIELSREIALIVGLIEESSEHLFYNSALYIEGGAIKHVHRKVYLPTYGMFDEGRFTAAGNRVEVFSSLAGKSVTLICEDLWHMSTVYLAFIQGASTIFALSASPGRGYREKEMFGNAEVWLNMGEFYSRMTGSYFIYANRVGCEDGFTFSGCSFICNPFGEVEAQASPFQEELIYGEVKDEAVRAARISLPLLRDEKPLLTLENLRRALNERENF is encoded by the coding sequence ATGAGAGTTGCCGTTGCCCAGTTTCGCTCTAAGCTCGGAGAGCTGGAAGAGAACATCAGGAAAACGGTGGAGATGGCCCGAGAGGCCAAGGGAAGGGGGGCGAAGCTCTGCCTCTTCCCCGAGCTCAACCTTACCGGCTACAACCTCCAAGACCTCACCTTCGAAGTTGCGGTAAGGCTTAGCGACCCGAGGCTCACCCCCTTAATCGAGCTGAGCAGGGAGATAGCCCTGATAGTAGGGTTGATAGAAGAGAGCTCCGAACACCTCTTCTACAACTCGGCCCTTTACATAGAGGGAGGGGCGATAAAACACGTCCACAGAAAGGTCTACCTTCCCACCTACGGAATGTTCGACGAAGGCCGCTTTACAGCGGCAGGCAATCGGGTAGAGGTTTTCAGCTCTTTAGCCGGAAAGAGCGTAACCCTCATCTGTGAAGACCTGTGGCACATGTCTACCGTTTACCTCGCCTTCATTCAAGGGGCCTCAACAATCTTCGCCCTCTCCGCAAGCCCCGGAAGGGGCTACAGGGAGAAGGAAATGTTCGGAAACGCCGAAGTCTGGCTCAACATGGGCGAGTTCTACTCAAGGATGACCGGTAGCTACTTCATCTACGCAAACAGGGTCGGGTGTGAAGACGGCTTCACCTTCTCCGGCTGTTCTTTCATCTGCAACCCCTTCGGAGAAGTAGAGGCTCAGGCCTCCCCCTTCCAAGAGGAACTCATCTACGGAGAGGTTAAAGACGAGGCCGTTAGGGCTGCACGGATAAGCCTTCCGCTCCTGAGGGACGAAAAGCCCCTTTTAACCTTAGAGAACCTGAGGAGAGCTCTCAATGAGAGAGAAAATTTCTGA